The nucleotide sequence GCCGGGATCCGGGTCAGCAGGCGCAGGAACGACGGCGGTGTCACCGGGCGGCCGCGCTCGCGGGCCCGCGCGACCGTCCTTTCGACCCGGACCTGCTGGTCCTGCACGGTGACGATCGCCGGCTCCCGCTCGGCCTGGATCGCGCCCAGTACCTCGGGCCCCGCGGCGCCCTCGCGCAGCGCCGGGACGAGATGGTCCGCCGCGACGAGCGCGTCCTGACAGGCCATCAGGATCCCGTTGCCGCCGACCGGGGAGATGACGTGCGCGGCGTCGCCGATCAGCAGCAGCCCGGCCCGGTGCCAGACCGGTACCCGGGAGATGTCCACCGACAGCAGCGTCGTCGCGGTGAGGCCGGTGAGCAGATCCATCCGGTCGGCCAGCCACGGCACCCGCGTCGCGACCTCGCGCCGGACGTACTCCACGCCGCGCTCGCGGATCTCCGGGTAGCCACCCTTGGGCAGCGAGAGCCCGACCTGCCAGCGGCCGGTCACCCGCGGATCCGGCGGATCCCCCGCGGGCACCGGGCCACCGAGGAGCCCGACGTAGTGGCGCTCGCCGAAGAACAGATCGACGTCGGCGTCCGGCGGGTCGGTGGGATACCGGGGGAGGGCGAACCAGAGCAGGTCGGTGCTGGCTCCTTGCGACCGTGCGGTCAGTCCGGCCAGCGTGCGGACCTTGGAGAACCGGCCGTCCGCGGCGATCACGAGCCCGGCCGGGATCTCCTCGCCGTCGCGCAGCCGGACGCCGCGCACCGGGTCGTCCGCGGTGCCGGTGCCGAGCAGGCCGGAGACGGCTGCCCCGGTGCGCAGCTCGAACGAGTCCAGGCCGGCGGCCTCGGTGGCCAGGAAGTCGAGGAACCGGGCCTGCGGCATCAGTGCGACGTAGTCGTAGGGGGTGTCGAGCAGGCCGTAGTCGGAGGTGGTGACCGGCCCGCGCGGGGTGCGGAAGCGGAACTGGCGGGCCGTGACGTGCGGTAGCTCCAGCAGGCGCCCGGCCAGGCCGAGCCGGTCGAGCAGCTCGAGCGTCCACGGGTGCAGCGAGTCCCCGCGGAAGTCGCGGTCGAAGTCGTGATGCCGTTCCAGCAGCGTGACCGGGAGCCCGGCGCGGGCCAGCAGGTACGCCAGCAGCATCCCACCGGGGCCGCCGCCCACGACGACGGTCCGGATCGGCGTGTTCACTCCCGACGTCAGCTCGCCGAGCGGGTGTCGCGCTCGTCGAGCGAGTTGAACCGGGGCAGCGGTCGCCGGCACAGGAAGGTCCGGGCCGGCGGCGGGTTGCGCCATTCGGTGGCGGTCTCGACGACCTCGTCGAAGTGCGCGTCGAGCAGCGCCCGCAGGTCACGCACCCGGTTCGGCAGCGCCATCCAGGTGATGATCATGCTCAGCACCCCTTCGGGGGTCAGCCGGCGCGCGATCACGCCCATCACGGTCATCCGGAGCGCCTGCGGGAAGACCGCCCACGGCAGGGTGGAGACGAAGGCGTCCACCTGATCGATACCTGCGTCGTCGAGGATCCGTTCCAGATCGGCGACGTCACCGTGCACGACCTCCAGCCACGGCTTGTGCGCGCGCAGGTGGGCCACCAGCTCCTCGTCGATCTCGATCGCGAGGTAGCGGGCGTCCGGGCCGAGCCGGGCGCGGATCGGCTCGGCCAGCACGCCGGGGCCGGCGCCCAGCTCGACGACCACGCCGTTCGTCCCCCGCGGGACGACCTGGGCGAGCTGCCTGCAGAGCCGGCGACCGGTCAGGAACGGGGTCGCCAGCTGGTCCATCTTCGAGAAGGACCGCTTGAAGAACACGGTGTGGTCGGGAGGCGCCATACGGACATCGTGGCGGGTCGCGGCGTGCCGGTCATGCCCGGGCGACCGGTTTCACTCGGACCGCAGACCCCGGACACACAGGAGCGGCCCACCGGTCATCCGGGGGCCGCTCTCCTGTAATGGTGCGCCGTCAGGGACTCGAACCCCGAACCCGCTGGTTAAGAGCCAGCTGCTCTGCCAATTGAGCTAACGGCGCATGTTCACTTGAGTTGTCGTGCGTGCGCCGTCAGGGACTCGAACCCCGAACCCGCTGGTTAAGAGCCAGCTGCTCTGCCAATTGAGCTAACGGCGCATATTCATTTGAGGTGTCTGCCGGACCAGGCGACTGCGACCCCGGAAAGCTATCAGCAGACATTCCGGGGTCGATCGCCAGGTCGGCAACCGGGTGAGTGACGGGACTTGAACCCGCGGCCCCCTGGACCACAACCAGGTGCTCTACCGACTGAGCTACACCCACCATGCGCTTCTTCCGGCCGTGGCCGGAAGCGCTGATACAGCATAGCCCCCCGCCCGGGGGCGGCCGCGCGGGGGTTCCCGCAGGGCTCGTTCAGGCCCGCGGACCGTCTCCGGCCTGCGGATCCACTCCCGCGGCGACGTCCGCGACGGCGGCGGCCGCCGCCTGGGCCTGCTGCGTGGTCGGTCCGGGCGGGGCGACGAACAGCGCCTTGCGGTAGTACGCCAGTTCCCGGATCGACTCCTGGATGTCGGCGAGGGCGCGGTGCGCCAGGCCCTTCTCCGGCTTCGCGTAGAACACCCGCGGGAACCAGCGGCGGGCGAGCTCCTTGACCGAGCTGACGTCGATCATCCGGTAGTGCAGGTAGCCGTCGAGCTCGGGCATGTCGCGGGTCAGGAATCCACGGTCGGTCGCGATCGAGTTGCCGGCCAGCGGCGCGCTGCGGGCGTCCGGGACGTGCGCCCGGACGTAGTCGAGCACCCGCTGCTCGGCCTCCTCCAGGGTCACCGTCGCCCGGCGGACCTCCTCGGTCAGCCCGGACCGGGCGTGCATGTCCCGCACGACGTCCGGCATCCCGGCGAGCTTCTCCTCGTCGCAGCTGATCACGACGTCGACACCATCGCCCAGGACGTTCAGATCGCCGTCGGTGACCAGCGCCGCGATCTCGATGAGCGCGTCCTTGCCGAGGTCGAGCCCGGTCATCTCGCAGTCGATCCACACCAGCCGGTCCGTCATCGGTGCAGACTATGTGACTTCGGTTCGACCGGCGCGCGCCTCACGCCGCACGTCCGCGTGAGTGCCCTACGCTGCGGCTCCGTGACCTCCGACACCCCAGCGACCTCCGACACCCCAGCCGGCTCCGACTCCCCGGCCCGGGCGGTGGCCGCCGGTTACGCGACCGACGGCGCCGCGCTCGAACTCGGCACGGTACTGGTCGACGGCGTCTGTGACCCCCAGGCCGGGGTCCGTATCCCGCTCGCGACGCTGAACCGGCACGGCCTGGTCGCGGGCGCGACCGGCACCGGCAAGACCAAGACGCTGCAGGCGCTCGCCGGCCAGCTGTCCGATCACGGTGTGCCGGTGCTGCTCGCCGACGTCAAGGGCGACCTGTCCGGGATGGCCCGCCCCGGCGAGCCGGATCCGAAGATCGACGCACGGGCCGCCGACACCGGTGACGACTGGACTCCCACCGCCTACCCGGTGCAGTTCCTCTCGCTCGGCGACGGCGGGATCGCGGTCCCGGTCCGGGCCACGATCACCGACTTCGGGCCGATCCTGCTGTCGAAGGTGCTCGGGCTCAACGCCACCCAGGAGTCCACCCTGGGGCTGATCTTCCACTGGGCCGACCAGCGCGGGCTGCCGCTGCTGGACACCAAGGACCTGCGGGCGGTGATCACACACCTGACCTCGGACGAGGGAAAGGCCGAGCTGAAGGGGATCGGCGGGGTGTCCTCGGCGACGGCCGGGGTGATCCTGCGCGCGCTGGTGAACCTGGAGGCCCAGGGCGGCGACACGTTCTTCGGCGAGCCGGAGTTCGATCCGGCCGACCTGATGCGGCAGATCGACGGGCCCGACGGTCCGCGCGGCGTCGTGACCCTGTTGCAGCTCGCCGAGCGCGCCGCGCACCCGGTGCTGTTCTCGACGTTCCTGATGTGGCTGCTCGCCGAGCTGTACGAGGAGCTGCCCGAGGCGGGCGACCTGGACAAGCCGAAGCTGGTCTTCTTCTTCGACGAGGCGCATCTGCTGTTCGCCGACGCGTCCAAGGCGTTCCTGGAGCGCATCGAGCAGACCGTGAAGCTGATCCGGTCCAAGGGCGTCGGTGTGTTCTTCTGCACACAGCTGCCCACCGACATCCCGAACGCGGTGCTCTCCCAGCTGGGCGCCCGGGTGCAGCACGCACTGCGCGCCTTCACCCCGGACGACCAGAAGGCGCTCAACCGGACCGTCAAGACCTACCCGAGGTCGGACGTCTACGACCTGGAGTCGGCGCTGACCTCGCTGGGCACCGGTGAGGCGATCGTCACGGTGCTCTCCGAGCGCGGCGCCCCGACGCCGGTCGCCTGGACCCGGTTGCGGGCACCGCGGTCGCTGATGGCCGCCATCGGCGACGACGCGGTGCGCGAGTCCGCGGCCGGGTCGCCGCTGCAGGCCAAGTACGGGGAGCCGGTGGACCGGGACTCCGCCTACGAGCAGCTGACGCAGCGGATCGCGACCGGTCCGGGCGAGGCGGCGACGCCGGTCGAGGCGCCCACCGCCCCGGCGGACGCGCCTCCGCCGCCGGAGCAGGAGCGCTCCGGCGGGCTGTTCTCGAAGATCGGCGAGTTCCTGTCGTCGCCGACCGGACGGCAGATCACGAACACGGTGACCCGGGAGATCACCCGGAGCCTGTTCGGGACCCGCCGCCGGCGCTGACCGCGGACGCCCCGGCGCGGAAGCCCGCGACGGCCTCCGGGGTGATCTCCGCCATCAGCGCGACGGCGTCGGCCGGGGCCAGGTCGAGCACCAGCACCGATCCGGAACCGGCCGCCGTCGTCGCCTCCAGGGTGAGCACGCCGGCCCGGCGCTGGAGCAGGCTCTGCCGGATCCGCCAGCCGATCAGGCCGTCGCGGCGCAGCGCCGACGTCGTCCGGACCAGTGAGCCGTGCCGGGCGACGAGATAGCGCTCGTCGAGCCGGTGCCCCAGCGCCCGGTAGCGGTCCAGCCCGAGCGGCACCGCGGCGAGCAGCAGCAGCACCGCGACGACGACCGGCCACACCGGACCGCCGAGGTACACGACACCCCCCGCCGCGGCCGGCAGCACCAGCGCCGGAACGGTCGCGCGGACCAGCCTGCGGGTGCGGGCGGCCGCGGGATGCGCGGTCAGCGGCCCGGAGGTGATCGCGGGCTCCGCGCGGGCCGCGGTCGCCGCGACCTCGTGCGCGCGGTCCCGGCGGACCGGTGGGCCGATGGCACCGCCGCCGGTCTCCTCGCCGCCCGCCCCGGCCAGCCCGACCGTGAGCGCGCCCGCCTGGGCGCCCCGCCCGACCGCCCGGACCAGCAGCGGCTCGGTCACGGTGACCCCGCGCAGCCGTTGCTCGGAGACCGACAGCGACCGCCGGGTCAGCAGCCCGCGGCGGACCCGCAGGGTGCCGTCCGGCTCCCGGGTCAGCCGGAAACCCCACCAGCGTTCGACGAACAGCACGATCGAGCCGACCACCATCACGATCAGCAGCAGCGCCACCCCCAGCAGCGCCGACACCCAGATCGGAGCCGTGGTCAGCTCCCCGGTGACGGCATCGGCGCCGGGCAGCGTCCGCGGGTCGATGTCGGCCTCGCGCAGCAGGTTCCAGCCGGCCCCGGCCAGCGCCCCGATGGCGGCCAGCGAGCTGACGGTCAGTGGGGCATAGCGCAGCGACGACCAGTCGATGCGGTCGAGCTCCTCGGCCTGCTCGGTGTCCGGGCCGGGATCGGCGGCGTCCGGTGCGGAGTCCGGCCCGGTCCGGTCGGCGGGACGGGCGAGCAGCTCGCGGCGCAGGCGTTCGGCCTCGACGGTGGTGACGGCGTCGAGATCGAGTCCGGAGTCCGATCCGGCGCTCTGCCCGGAGCCGACCTTCACCACGCTCAGCCCGACCAGCCGGTGCAGCAGCGGCGCGGTGAGATCGACCGTGCGGATCCGGTCCCGCGGGACCGAGCGGCGCTGCCGGTTGAGCAGCCCGCTGTGCAGCTCCACGCGTTCCGGGGTGATCCGGTAGCGAGTGGTCTGCCAGCGGATCATCCCGGCCACGACGGCGAGCACGGCGATCCCGGCGGCGATCCACAGCTGCGTCGCGCTGCCGCGGCCCGCGCCGAAGATCAGCAGCGCGATCAGAGCCGGTGCGAGCTTGACCAGCGCGGTCGCCGGCGCGACCAGCAGCATCATCGCGGGCAGCCGTCGCCAGTCGTCACCGGGCGCAGGCGGGGCGCCCTCCGATCCGATCGGGGACGGGTAGCGCGCCCAGGGCGGCGGGATCCCCGCGGTCTCCCGGTGCTCGGTCGCCGCACCCGGGCGGCCGGGCGGCGGCCCGTGCACGACGGGCGCGCCGGGGCGTGGGTAGGCGGGCGGGGGCGGCCCGGGGTCCGGTGCGGCCGCTCGCCCGGTGTCCCACGGTGCGGTCGGCCCGGGGACGGCCCTGCCGGACGCGACGGCGTCCGGTGCCGGACCGCCGGGGGCCGCCCATCCCGGCGTGCCGCCGGTGGCGGGCGGTGCGGGGGTGGCCTGGCCCGGTGTGTGGCCGGTGGTGGGCGGTGCGGGGGTGGCCTGGCCCGGTGCGCCACCGGGGGTGCCCGGCCGGGGTTCGGCCGGGGTGCCGGTCCCGGCCGGCTCCGCGGGGTGCCGGTCGCCGGCGTCCGGGCGGTGGTCCCGGGGTTCCCGGTCGCTCATGTCGCGTCCCCGGGGTACCGGCCGGTCGTCTCGGTCAGCCGCCGGGCCAGCTCACGGGCCTCGTCGGCGTCGAGACCGGCGATCCGGACGGGACCGCGGGCCGACGCCGTCGTCACCGTCACCGTGGCCACCCGCAGCGCCTGCTGCAGCGGGCCGTGCTCGGTGTCGACCGTCTGCACCCGCGGGATAGGTGCGATCCGCCACTCGCGGACCAGCCAGCCGGACCGGTGGTAGACGGCCTCGTCGGTGACCTCCCAGCGGTGCAGTCGGTAGCGCAGCGCCGGCACCACGAGCGCCCCGACGAGCAGCCACAGCACGGTCAGGACGATCGTCGCGATCAGCAGGCCGTGCCACGGGTCGGCGGGCAGCAGCGACCACCCGACACCCTGCCCGACCAGCAGCACGACCGGCGTCGGCACCGCGCGCAACCGCCACCACCAGATCGCGCGCGGGCTCACCCGGTTGGCGGGCGGGCGCAGTGGCAGCGGGAGCGCGCCGGCGTCGGCGGCGTCGCCGGTGGTGAGTGGGCCGGTGGCGGTCATGTCCCCACTCTGCCGAACCCGGGCGGCCCGGGCATGCGTCCGCGCCGTCCGTCACGGAGCCGTGTCCGAAAGTTGAGCGGGTGAGCACCCGGGCGGTCGGCGGAACCACCGCAGCCGCCGAACCGGCGCGCCCGGCAGCACAGCCGGGGAACGGGCCGGTGCCGCGGCGGAGGAGGGAGGAGGATGGTCTGCGATGACCGGGTCCGACCTGCCGACCGCGCGCCTGCTGCTGCGCCCGTGGACGCCGGCGGCCGTGGCGGCCGTCGTCGCGGGCACCCGCTGTGACGGCTGGGCCACCGACTTCCCCGCGGACGGCGACCGGGTCGTCGCCCGGCTCCTCGCCGGCACGCCGGACGGGCCCGGCTGGGGCCGCTACGGGCACCGGCTGCTGGTGGAACGGGCCACCGGGCTCGTCGTCGGCGGGGCGGGGCTGTTCCCGGACGGCGCCGGCGGGCTGGAGGTCGGCTACGGCGTCGTCGCGTCCCGGCGCGGTCGCGGGTACGCCGGGGAGGCCGCCCGGGCGCTGGTCGGGCTGGCCATGGCGGGCGGGGTGCGGCGGATCGTCGCCGGCGTCGAACCCGGCAACCTCGCCTCGGTGCGGGTGCTGGAACGGCTCGGCATGCAGCACACCGGGACCGTCGACGGCGTCCACCGATACGCGCTGCCATGACCCGGGCGCCGGTGATGGCGTCGGCGATGGTGGGGCCGGGCCCACCGGGGCCCGGCAACTAGGGTCGGGGCGTGCCCCGCCCCCGCCTCGTCGCACTGGACATCGACGGCACGATCGTCGACGGCAGGCTCCCGCCGAGCCCCGCCGTGCGGGCGGCGATCACCGCGGCCGCCGAGCACGCCGAGGTGATGCTCTGCACCGGCCGCACGGTGATCGGTGCCGCCGTGGCGCTCGACCAGATCGGGCTCACCAGCGGCGTCACGCTGACCTCGAACGGCGCCGTCGAGATGGACACCGCGTCCCGCGAGGTGCTCTCGGTGGCCCGGTTCGACGTCACCGCCGCCCTGACCCGGCTGCGCGAGCTGTTCCCGGACGCGGTGTTCGCGTCCGAGCACGTCGGCGTCGGCCAGCGGGTCAGCGGCCCGTTCCCGGACGGCCTGCTCGCCGGGACCGTCACCGAGGTCGGACACGCGGGCCTGCTGGCCGAACCGACCCCGAAGCTGATCACCTACTGGCCGGGGCGCACACCCGCCGAGACCGCGGCGCGCGCCGCCGCGCTCGACGTCGACGGCACCACGATGACCCTCGATCACGAACAGCCCTGGGTGACGCTGGTGCCGGCCGGGGTGTCCAAGGCGTCCGGCCTGGCCCGGGTCGCCGCGCGGCTCGGTATCGACCGGTCCGAGGTGCTCGCCGTCGGCGACGGGGACAACGACCGCGAGATGCTGCGCTGGGCCGGGCACGGTGTCGCGATGGGGCAGGCTCCGCCCGAGGTTCTGGCCGACGCCGACGAGATCACCGCGCCGGTCACCGACGACGGTCTCGCCGCCGCGCTGCGCCGAATCTTCCAGCGCCGGTTCTTCTAGCGCCGGTCCCACCAGCGCCGGTTCTGCCGGCGCCGGGACGCTAGTCGCGCAACGCGACCGGGGTGGCCGCGACCAGCGGTGTGGTCGGCTCCAGGGCCGCCCCGCAGGACGGCGGCCGCGGCGGCAGCCCGCTGTCGGCGCGCACGTCCACGGCCCACCGGCGGCCGTCCCGGGCCCGGACGACGACCGGGCCGGGGCCGTTCACCGGCTCCACGAGCAGCGCGCCCGCGTCACCGATGCCGGTGTGCTCACGGACCGCGAGCTCGGCGACCTGCGCGGCCGGCTCCAGCCCGGCGTGCCCGCGGCACGACCACGGATCGACGTTCCCGCCGCCGGCGGCCTTCAGCGCGGCGAGTGCGCTACCGGTGTCGAGCCGGCCATAGGTGTAGCCGGTCGGCAGCACCAGCGCGGTCGGTGCGAACCGGTGCCCGCCCAGGTGCGTGCACTCCCAGACGTCGGCGCCCTCGGCGGCCAGCTCCGCGGCCAGCGCCCGCCCCTGCACGGCACAACACACGTCGCGCCTGCCGTGTGCACAGACCAGCATCGCCGGATCGGTGACCGGCTCGCCGGCGTCCGGCTCGAAGGAGATCCCGGCCAGGTCGTCGGTGCTGCAGACGGTGCGGCTGGTCACCCGGGACGCACCCGGGGCGAGATCGGCGACGTAGACGGTACGTTCCCCGTCGCAGTCCCGCCCGGCCCGGCCGGTGCGCCGGATCAGCAGCAGCACCACGCCGTCGGCCCGCAGCCGGTGGAACAGCTCGGTGACATCCGGATCGGGATGGTCGGCGACCGTGCGCGGCCAGGCGCCGACGTGCTCCACGGCGACCAGCCGGCGCGCCGACGGGGCGGTGCCGGCCAGCGGTTCACCGGCGGCGCCGCTCAGCACCGCGCAACCGGTGCCCGGGCGGGCAGGGGCGGACGCGGAACCGCGCTGCACGTCCGTCACCGTCATCTGTGACAGTGTAGGGAAGGCGAGCCTAAGTTCAAGTCGGGAGTGCCCGGCCCACCCGGTCGGGGGTCATTCCCGCCCGGGCAGCTCCGCACGCAGCACCTTTC is from Pseudonocardia autotrophica and encodes:
- a CDS encoding FAD-dependent oxidoreductase — translated: MNTPIRTVVVGGGPGGMLLAYLLARAGLPVTLLERHHDFDRDFRGDSLHPWTLELLDRLGLAGRLLELPHVTARQFRFRTPRGPVTTSDYGLLDTPYDYVALMPQARFLDFLATEAAGLDSFELRTGAAVSGLLGTGTADDPVRGVRLRDGEEIPAGLVIAADGRFSKVRTLAGLTARSQGASTDLLWFALPRYPTDPPDADVDLFFGERHYVGLLGGPVPAGDPPDPRVTGRWQVGLSLPKGGYPEIRERGVEYVRREVATRVPWLADRMDLLTGLTATTLLSVDISRVPVWHRAGLLLIGDAAHVISPVGGNGILMACQDALVAADHLVPALREGAAGPEVLGAIQAEREPAIVTVQDQQVRVERTVARARERGRPVTPPSFLRLLTRIPAIRKRSARRNAYGPVPVEPSAELERALRLGPPPA
- a CDS encoding class I SAM-dependent methyltransferase; the encoded protein is MAPPDHTVFFKRSFSKMDQLATPFLTGRRLCRQLAQVVPRGTNGVVVELGAGPGVLAEPIRARLGPDARYLAIEIDEELVAHLRAHKPWLEVVHGDVADLERILDDAGIDQVDAFVSTLPWAVFPQALRMTVMGVIARRLTPEGVLSMIITWMALPNRVRDLRALLDAHFDEVVETATEWRNPPPARTFLCRRPLPRFNSLDERDTRSAS
- a CDS encoding PH domain-containing protein — protein: MSDREPRDHRPDAGDRHPAEPAGTGTPAEPRPGTPGGAPGQATPAPPTTGHTPGQATPAPPATGGTPGWAAPGGPAPDAVASGRAVPGPTAPWDTGRAAAPDPGPPPPAYPRPGAPVVHGPPPGRPGAATEHRETAGIPPPWARYPSPIGSEGAPPAPGDDWRRLPAMMLLVAPATALVKLAPALIALLIFGAGRGSATQLWIAAGIAVLAVVAGMIRWQTTRYRITPERVELHSGLLNRQRRSVPRDRIRTVDLTAPLLHRLVGLSVVKVGSGQSAGSDSGLDLDAVTTVEAERLRRELLARPADRTGPDSAPDAADPGPDTEQAEELDRIDWSSLRYAPLTVSSLAAIGALAGAGWNLLREADIDPRTLPGADAVTGELTTAPIWVSALLGVALLLIVMVVGSIVLFVERWWGFRLTREPDGTLRVRRGLLTRRSLSVSEQRLRGVTVTEPLLVRAVGRGAQAGALTVGLAGAGGEETGGGAIGPPVRRDRAHEVAATAARAEPAITSGPLTAHPAAARTRRLVRATVPALVLPAAAGGVVYLGGPVWPVVVAVLLLLAAVPLGLDRYRALGHRLDERYLVARHGSLVRTTSALRRDGLIGWRIRQSLLQRRAGVLTLEATTAAGSGSVLVLDLAPADAVALMAEITPEAVAGFRAGASAVSAGGGSRTGSG
- a CDS encoding helicase HerA-like domain-containing protein, with protein sequence MTSDTPATSDTPAGSDSPARAVAAGYATDGAALELGTVLVDGVCDPQAGVRIPLATLNRHGLVAGATGTGKTKTLQALAGQLSDHGVPVLLADVKGDLSGMARPGEPDPKIDARAADTGDDWTPTAYPVQFLSLGDGGIAVPVRATITDFGPILLSKVLGLNATQESTLGLIFHWADQRGLPLLDTKDLRAVITHLTSDEGKAELKGIGGVSSATAGVILRALVNLEAQGGDTFFGEPEFDPADLMRQIDGPDGPRGVVTLLQLAERAAHPVLFSTFLMWLLAELYEELPEAGDLDKPKLVFFFDEAHLLFADASKAFLERIEQTVKLIRSKGVGVFFCTQLPTDIPNAVLSQLGARVQHALRAFTPDDQKALNRTVKTYPRSDVYDLESALTSLGTGEAIVTVLSERGAPTPVAWTRLRAPRSLMAAIGDDAVRESAAGSPLQAKYGEPVDRDSAYEQLTQRIATGPGEAATPVEAPTAPADAPPPPEQERSGGLFSKIGEFLSSPTGRQITNTVTREITRSLFGTRRRR
- a CDS encoding PH domain-containing protein; translated protein: MTATGPLTTGDAADAGALPLPLRPPANRVSPRAIWWWRLRAVPTPVVLLVGQGVGWSLLPADPWHGLLIATIVLTVLWLLVGALVVPALRYRLHRWEVTDEAVYHRSGWLVREWRIAPIPRVQTVDTEHGPLQQALRVATVTVTTASARGPVRIAGLDADEARELARRLTETTGRYPGDAT
- the orn gene encoding oligoribonuclease, whose protein sequence is MTDRLVWIDCEMTGLDLGKDALIEIAALVTDGDLNVLGDGVDVVISCDEEKLAGMPDVVRDMHARSGLTEEVRRATVTLEEAEQRVLDYVRAHVPDARSAPLAGNSIATDRGFLTRDMPELDGYLHYRMIDVSSVKELARRWFPRVFYAKPEKGLAHRALADIQESIRELAYYRKALFVAPPGPTTQQAQAAAAAVADVAAGVDPQAGDGPRA
- a CDS encoding HAD family hydrolase gives rise to the protein MPRPRLVALDIDGTIVDGRLPPSPAVRAAITAAAEHAEVMLCTGRTVIGAAVALDQIGLTSGVTLTSNGAVEMDTASREVLSVARFDVTAALTRLRELFPDAVFASEHVGVGQRVSGPFPDGLLAGTVTEVGHAGLLAEPTPKLITYWPGRTPAETAARAAALDVDGTTMTLDHEQPWVTLVPAGVSKASGLARVAARLGIDRSEVLAVGDGDNDREMLRWAGHGVAMGQAPPEVLADADEITAPVTDDGLAAALRRIFQRRFF
- a CDS encoding sucrase ferredoxin, encoding MTVTDVQRGSASAPARPGTGCAVLSGAAGEPLAGTAPSARRLVAVEHVGAWPRTVADHPDPDVTELFHRLRADGVVLLLIRRTGRAGRDCDGERTVYVADLAPGASRVTSRTVCSTDDLAGISFEPDAGEPVTDPAMLVCAHGRRDVCCAVQGRALAAELAAEGADVWECTHLGGHRFAPTALVLPTGYTYGRLDTGSALAALKAAGGGNVDPWSCRGHAGLEPAAQVAELAVREHTGIGDAGALLVEPVNGPGPVVVRARDGRRWAVDVRADSGLPPRPPSCGAALEPTTPLVAATPVALRD
- a CDS encoding GNAT family N-acetyltransferase, producing MTGSDLPTARLLLRPWTPAAVAAVVAGTRCDGWATDFPADGDRVVARLLAGTPDGPGWGRYGHRLLVERATGLVVGGAGLFPDGAGGLEVGYGVVASRRGRGYAGEAARALVGLAMAGGVRRIVAGVEPGNLASVRVLERLGMQHTGTVDGVHRYALP